The Stigmatopora argus isolate UIUO_Sarg chromosome 16, RoL_Sarg_1.0, whole genome shotgun sequence genome has a window encoding:
- the ndufa8 gene encoding NADH dehydrogenase [ubiquinone] 1 alpha subcomplex subunit 8 gives MPVEIPSLQELNVDEVNVSSAVLKAAAHHYGSQCDKANKEFMLCRWEEKDPRKCLQEGMKVNQCALNFFRQIKGNCAESFTEYWTCLDYSNLAELRHCRQQQQAFDNCVLDKLGWERPELGDLSKVTKVSTSRPLTEDPYHSRPRPEPNPTIGGKLEPSKYGSRLFFWTW, from the exons ATGCCGGTGGAAATCCCTAGTTTGCAGGAGCTGAACGTGGATGAG GTGAACGTATCGTCGGCGGTGCTTAAGGCAGCCGCTCACCATTATGGCTCCCAGTGTGATAAAGCCAACAAAGAGTTCATGCTCTGCCGCTGGGAGGAAAAGGACCCCCGCAAGTGTCTCCAAGAAGGGATGAAAGTCAACCAATGTGCACTCAACTTCTTCAG GCAAATCAAGGGGAATTGCGCCGAGTCGTTCACAGAATACTGGACCTGTCTGGATTATTCCAATTTGGCCGAGCTGCGCCATTGCCGGCAGCAACAACAAGCCTTTGACAACTGCGTGCTGGACAAGTTGGGCTGGGAGAGACCCGAGCTGGGAGATCTGTCCAAG gTGACCAAGGTTTCAACCTCTCGACCTCTAACCGAGGACCCCTACCACTCTCGCCCACGCCCCGAGCCCAACCCCACCATTGGGGGTAAACTAGAGCCTTCCAAATATGGCAGCAGGTTGTTCTTTTGGACCTGGTGA